One part of the bacterium genome encodes these proteins:
- a CDS encoding S8 family peptidase, translating to MRRHAPLIALLGLLSLGASCPPPKPDVPFDCESPPAPTGEILKARRPVEGCYKVFFAASQTRGLESLQAFGDYSRQRALDFGVTDVTPLRIVNGFRAGMTKAQARAMAAGGLAVSECEEVTVGPLDAAPGRVSSWGLDRIDQRNRPLDGSYEPGESGAGVHVYVIDTGKAIGGFDYAMGECYSAVGGSCNDDHDHGSHVAGTVADRRYGVAKGSTIHAVRVLMAGSGADADVIEGIDWAANHATANGWMALGNMSLGGSPSDDLDRAVCQAWSDGFGFAVAAGNDNESACKHSPARGVQAVTVCATSENDRRADFSNKGRCADICAPGDGITSVGRRGELLRWSGTSMASPHVAGAMALCAERLGTADPTALFDCVIDNATPGVVQDLDGTPDRLLYVGPE from the coding sequence ATGAGACGCCACGCTCCGCTAATCGCGCTACTCGGTCTGTTGAGCCTGGGCGCGAGCTGCCCACCGCCGAAGCCGGATGTGCCCTTTGATTGCGAGAGCCCGCCCGCGCCTACCGGCGAGATCCTGAAAGCGCGCAGACCCGTCGAGGGTTGCTACAAAGTCTTCTTCGCCGCGAGCCAGACGCGAGGTCTCGAGAGCCTCCAGGCCTTCGGCGACTATTCACGACAACGAGCCCTCGATTTCGGAGTCACGGACGTCACGCCGCTCCGAATCGTGAACGGCTTCAGAGCCGGGATGACCAAGGCCCAGGCACGGGCGATGGCTGCCGGCGGGCTGGCGGTTTCGGAGTGCGAGGAAGTTACCGTCGGCCCGCTCGATGCCGCGCCTGGGAGGGTCAGTTCGTGGGGACTGGACCGAATCGACCAGCGCAACCGTCCCCTTGACGGCTCATACGAGCCCGGCGAGTCGGGCGCCGGTGTCCACGTCTACGTCATCGACACCGGCAAGGCAATCGGGGGCTTCGACTACGCGATGGGAGAGTGCTACTCGGCCGTCGGCGGCTCCTGCAACGACGATCATGATCACGGCTCTCACGTCGCCGGAACCGTCGCCGATCGACGATACGGAGTCGCCAAAGGTTCAACGATCCACGCGGTTCGCGTCCTGATGGCCGGCTCCGGCGCGGACGCCGATGTGATCGAAGGCATCGATTGGGCCGCCAATCACGCCACTGCCAACGGCTGGATGGCTCTGGGAAACATGAGCCTGGGCGGCTCACCGTCCGATGACCTCGATCGCGCGGTCTGCCAAGCCTGGAGCGACGGATTCGGCTTTGCCGTCGCCGCCGGCAACGACAACGAGAGCGCCTGCAAACACTCGCCGGCTCGGGGGGTCCAGGCGGTCACGGTTTGCGCGACCTCTGAGAACGATCGTCGAGCCGACTTCTCCAACAAGGGTCGGTGCGCGGATATCTGCGCTCCCGGAGACGGCATCACCAGCGTCGGCCGGCGCGGCGAGCTACTCCGCTGGTCGGGCACTTCCATGGCCAGTCCCCACGTCGCCGGCGCCATGGCGCTGTGCGCGGAGCGGCTCGGCACCGCCGACCCGACAGCTCTCTTCGACTGCGTCATCGACAACGCGACTCCCGGAGTCGTGCAGGATCTCGACGGCACCCCCGACCGGCTGCTCTACGTGGGTCCGGAGTGA
- the thrC gene encoding threonine synthase — protein sequence MRFVSTRGECPSASLEEALLAGLAPDGGLFMPEETPRLPASFFEWLPGHPLVEIADRVAAAYLGEMAEDERRALIEDALDFEIPLVEVGEGLHVLELFHGPTLAFKDVGARFMARLMARSIRERPQRLTVLVATSGDTGSAVAHAFYGLEGIRVAILYPEGKVSRLQEKQFTTLGGNVRALAVDGDFDDCQRLVKEAFGIPGLCRELGLTSANSINVARLLPQMFYYFHAVGLLAAGAPPPVFSTPSGNFGNLTAGLMARAMGLAGGGFVAATNVNDSVPRYLESGRYQPRPARATISNAMDVGDPSNFQRMLWLFDGDLERMREVVTGSRSNDEETRAAIRDVYAERGYVLDPHTAVGYLGLRRRIATLGEAVPGIVLATAHPAKFREEIEATLGIRVELPERLARCLELPRESIRIAPRLEALEACLRA from the coding sequence ATGAGATTCGTGAGCACCCGGGGCGAGTGCCCATCCGCAAGCCTCGAAGAGGCGCTTCTCGCGGGCCTGGCCCCGGACGGCGGCCTGTTCATGCCCGAAGAGACTCCGCGGCTGCCGGCGTCGTTCTTCGAGTGGCTTCCGGGACATCCGTTGGTCGAGATCGCCGATCGAGTCGCGGCGGCGTACCTGGGCGAAATGGCAGAGGACGAGCGGCGGGCTCTGATCGAGGATGCGCTCGATTTCGAGATCCCGTTGGTCGAGGTCGGCGAGGGTCTCCATGTGCTCGAGCTCTTCCACGGCCCGACGCTGGCCTTCAAGGACGTCGGCGCGAGGTTCATGGCTCGCCTCATGGCCCGCTCGATCCGCGAGCGGCCGCAGCGACTCACGGTGCTGGTCGCAACCTCGGGAGACACCGGCAGCGCGGTAGCCCACGCGTTCTACGGGCTCGAGGGAATCCGGGTGGCGATCCTCTATCCCGAGGGCAAGGTGAGCAGGCTTCAGGAGAAGCAGTTCACGACCCTCGGCGGCAACGTGCGGGCACTTGCGGTCGATGGCGATTTCGACGATTGCCAGCGGCTGGTCAAAGAGGCCTTCGGGATTCCCGGTCTTTGCCGCGAGCTCGGCCTGACTTCGGCCAACTCGATCAACGTGGCCCGGCTCCTGCCGCAGATGTTCTATTACTTCCATGCGGTCGGCCTGCTCGCCGCGGGAGCTCCACCGCCGGTCTTCTCAACGCCGAGCGGCAACTTCGGCAACCTGACCGCGGGGCTCATGGCCCGGGCCATGGGCCTGGCCGGTGGCGGATTCGTGGCGGCGACGAATGTCAACGACAGCGTGCCGCGTTATCTCGAAAGCGGCCGCTACCAGCCACGGCCGGCGCGAGCCACGATCTCGAACGCGATGGACGTCGGCGACCCCAGCAACTTCCAGCGCATGCTCTGGCTGTTTGACGGAGATCTCGAGCGCATGCGCGAGGTCGTCACCGGCAGCCGCTCCAACGACGAGGAGACCCGCGCGGCGATTCGCGATGTGTATGCGGAGCGAGGCTACGTGCTCGATCCGCACACGGCGGTCGGATACCTCGGCCTGCGCCGGAGAATAGCGACCCTGGGTGAAGCGGTCCCCGGAATTGTCCTGGCGACCGCCCACCCGGCCAAGTTCCGCGAAGAGATCGAAGCGACGCTCGGCATTCGAGTCGAGCTCCCCGAACGACTGGCGCGCTGCCTCGAGCTACCCAGGGAATCGATCCGTATCGCGCCACGGCTCGAGGCGCTCGAGGCCTGCCTGCGCGCTTGA
- a CDS encoding homoserine kinase has translation MRAFAPASVSNITCGFDLLGFAVESWGDIVEARATPEPGVHLRKITGDGGRLPTEARENTAGVAALELLAAEGNAASSGGVELRLHKGLPLASGLGSSAASGVAAAVAVNEALRLDAGVDRLLAAAVEGERVACGTPHPDNAAPSLCGGLLLARPGVPTVVTQLRVPGGLTCVLLHPHCEVATEMARAALPATVPLSTLVLQAGNLAALVAGLLNEDYDLIASAMVDQVAEPVRAAMTPGFEAVRHAALAAGALGCGLSGSGPTLFAWARSREEAAGLEAVMLTALHDEAGLDGDTLISPVGAPGARILTGDEPEKE, from the coding sequence GTGCGCGCCTTTGCTCCCGCGAGCGTTTCCAACATCACCTGCGGATTCGATCTGCTCGGCTTTGCGGTCGAGAGTTGGGGGGACATTGTCGAGGCTCGCGCGACGCCCGAGCCGGGCGTGCATTTGAGAAAGATCACCGGCGACGGTGGCCGGCTGCCGACCGAGGCGCGGGAGAACACCGCCGGGGTCGCCGCTCTCGAGCTGCTCGCGGCCGAAGGGAACGCCGCGTCCTCGGGGGGCGTCGAGCTTCGCCTCCACAAGGGCCTGCCACTCGCCAGCGGCCTCGGCTCGAGCGCGGCCAGCGGCGTCGCCGCGGCGGTGGCGGTGAACGAGGCCCTGAGACTCGACGCCGGCGTGGATCGGCTCCTGGCCGCGGCGGTGGAAGGCGAGCGGGTGGCCTGCGGCACGCCCCATCCCGACAACGCCGCGCCGTCACTCTGCGGCGGCTTACTACTGGCGCGACCCGGAGTTCCCACGGTGGTCACCCAACTGCGCGTTCCCGGAGGGCTTACCTGCGTTCTTCTTCATCCCCACTGCGAAGTGGCGACCGAGATGGCACGCGCGGCCTTGCCGGCCACGGTTCCGCTGAGCACCCTGGTCCTTCAGGCCGGAAACCTGGCCGCACTGGTGGCGGGGCTCCTGAACGAAGACTACGATCTGATCGCGAGCGCCATGGTCGATCAGGTGGCGGAGCCCGTACGAGCCGCGATGACGCCCGGGTTCGAGGCCGTGCGGCATGCAGCCCTCGCCGCCGGTGCCCTGGGCTGCGGCCTTTCCGGCTCGGGGCCAACCCTCTTTGCCTGGGCGCGAAGTAGAGAAGAGGCGGCCGGGCTCGAAGCCGTGATGCTCACGGCCCTTCACGACGAGGCGGGCCTCGATGGCGACACCCTGATCTCGCCGGTCGGTGCCCCAGGTGCGCGGATTCTCACGGGCGACGAGCCCGAAAAGGAGTAG
- the asd gene encoding aspartate-semialdehyde dehydrogenase, which yields MKPNPRHRDERIPVAVLGATGSVGQRFAALLADHPWFRVAVLAASERSVGRPYRQAVRWVQPAPIPEALADMPIVPCEPQAASGCRLAFSSLDDNVAGELESEFAAAGFLVVSNAKNHRMHPLVPLLVPEINAEHLDLAERQEFGAGRILTNPNCSTIGLVLALKPLVDAFGVDQAHVVTMQALSGAGVPGVPGMQVPDNIIPLISGEEEKIESESRKILGSLGAEGIDGYDLSVSAQCNRVAVSDGHTGCVSVKLGREASEEELIDAWRGFEGEPQRLGLPSAPTPPIHYLEEPDAPQPRLHRDLGAGMAISVGRLRPCPLLDYKFVTLSHNTVRGAAGGAVLVAELAVERGWLEGETSGAG from the coding sequence ATGAAACCAAACCCGAGACACAGAGACGAGAGGATTCCGGTAGCGGTTCTGGGAGCCACCGGCAGCGTCGGGCAGCGCTTTGCCGCGCTGCTAGCCGATCACCCCTGGTTTCGGGTGGCGGTGCTCGCGGCTTCGGAGCGCTCGGTCGGACGCCCCTACCGGCAGGCGGTGCGTTGGGTCCAGCCGGCGCCGATCCCGGAAGCGCTGGCCGACATGCCGATCGTGCCCTGCGAGCCGCAGGCGGCGAGCGGTTGCCGATTGGCATTCTCGTCTCTGGACGACAACGTCGCCGGCGAGCTCGAGTCCGAGTTCGCGGCCGCCGGATTCCTGGTCGTCTCGAACGCCAAGAATCATCGCATGCACCCGCTGGTGCCGCTCCTCGTTCCCGAGATCAACGCCGAGCACCTGGATCTCGCCGAGCGGCAGGAGTTCGGCGCGGGCAGAATCCTCACCAATCCGAACTGCTCGACCATCGGTCTGGTTCTGGCGCTCAAGCCGTTGGTCGACGCTTTTGGTGTCGATCAGGCACACGTGGTGACCATGCAGGCGCTGTCCGGAGCCGGAGTGCCCGGCGTTCCGGGAATGCAGGTGCCCGACAACATCATCCCGCTGATCTCGGGTGAGGAGGAGAAGATCGAGTCCGAGTCGCGGAAGATCCTGGGGAGCCTGGGCGCTGAGGGGATTGACGGCTACGATCTCTCGGTGAGCGCCCAGTGCAACCGGGTCGCGGTCAGCGACGGCCACACCGGCTGTGTCTCGGTCAAGCTCGGTCGCGAGGCTTCTGAGGAAGAGCTGATCGACGCGTGGCGTGGGTTCGAGGGCGAGCCCCAGCGGCTCGGGCTGCCCTCGGCCCCGACGCCGCCGATCCACTACCTGGAGGAGCCCGACGCGCCGCAGCCCCGGCTGCATCGCGATCTGGGCGCAGGCATGGCGATCAGCGTCGGTCGCCTCCGGCCCTGTCCGCTGCTCGACTACAAATTCGTGACGCTGTCCCACAACACGGTCCGCGGCGCCGCCGGTGGGGCGGTGCTGGTGGCCGAGCTGGCGGTCGAGCGGGGCTGGCTCGAAGGTGAGACGAGCGGGGCAGGCTGA
- a CDS encoding ACT domain-containing protein has product GDGMVGVPGVAMRLFGALARRGVSVILITQGSSEHSICFAVAPEDLGEAWQAVEVEFEIDRRAGDIDELKVEDDVAVVAVVGAAMCQRPGIAGRLFSILGERGVNVRAIAQGSSELNISLVVKSEDEARAVRAIHQAFFERPTASLFVAGVGGVGGALIAQLAVRPGIEEALPWCLRLDGVADSKGALVDAKGIEPHVARERLQEERGEGGSSELIEAALASPSALRIFVDCTASDDMAEAYERLLKGGVTVVTANKKPLAGEMSQFRRLTGLGRAGLYHEATVGAGLPVVRTLADLLATGDELIRVEGVLSGTASFLTGELARGETFSAAVISAGELGYTEPDPREDLSGEDVARKLLILLRLAGNEAERGDLEVEAWIPAEPWGTMASEEFSRRLAELDPEFEGRQERAAGDGSRLAYLASWDGSSGRVALSEIAPEHPCFDLAAGENLVAITTRRYAKMPLVLRGPGAGPGVTAAGVFADILRAVAERGTRI; this is encoded by the coding sequence GGGGGACGGCATGGTCGGCGTCCCGGGGGTCGCGATGAGGCTCTTCGGCGCCCTCGCCCGGCGCGGAGTGAGCGTCATTCTGATCACCCAGGGCTCGAGTGAACACTCCATCTGCTTCGCCGTCGCGCCGGAGGATCTGGGAGAAGCCTGGCAGGCCGTCGAGGTCGAGTTCGAGATCGACCGGCGGGCCGGAGACATCGATGAGCTCAAGGTGGAGGACGATGTTGCCGTGGTCGCGGTGGTCGGAGCGGCCATGTGCCAGCGCCCCGGAATTGCCGGTCGCCTGTTTTCGATTCTGGGCGAGCGCGGCGTCAACGTGCGGGCGATAGCCCAGGGCTCATCCGAGCTCAACATCTCGCTGGTGGTCAAGAGCGAGGACGAAGCCCGCGCGGTGCGAGCGATTCACCAGGCGTTTTTCGAGCGGCCAACCGCGAGCCTATTTGTCGCCGGGGTCGGGGGCGTCGGTGGCGCTCTGATCGCGCAGCTGGCGGTGCGGCCGGGAATCGAGGAGGCTCTGCCCTGGTGCTTGCGGCTCGATGGCGTCGCCGACAGCAAGGGAGCGCTCGTCGATGCGAAGGGAATCGAGCCGCACGTCGCTCGTGAGCGGCTGCAAGAAGAGCGCGGAGAGGGCGGTTCGAGCGAGCTGATCGAGGCGGCGCTGGCCAGCCCCTCGGCGCTTCGCATCTTCGTCGATTGCACCGCCTCGGACGACATGGCCGAGGCGTACGAGCGGCTTCTGAAGGGCGGGGTGACGGTGGTCACCGCCAACAAGAAACCCTTGGCAGGCGAGATGAGCCAGTTTCGAAGGTTGACCGGGCTTGGACGGGCGGGCCTCTACCACGAAGCCACCGTAGGCGCTGGCCTGCCGGTGGTGCGGACGCTGGCGGATCTTCTGGCCACGGGCGACGAGCTGATTCGTGTCGAGGGTGTGCTCTCCGGCACCGCGAGCTTCTTGACCGGAGAGCTCGCGCGCGGTGAGACCTTCAGTGCCGCCGTCATCAGCGCCGGAGAGCTCGGCTACACGGAGCCCGATCCGCGCGAAGACCTATCGGGCGAGGACGTGGCGCGCAAGCTCCTGATCCTCTTGCGCTTGGCCGGCAACGAGGCCGAGCGCGGCGACCTCGAGGTCGAGGCCTGGATACCGGCCGAACCGTGGGGCACCATGGCGTCCGAGGAATTCAGCCGCAGGCTGGCGGAGCTCGATCCCGAGTTCGAAGGTCGGCAGGAACGAGCGGCCGGCGACGGCTCACGCCTTGCGTACCTGGCGTCGTGGGACGGCTCGAGCGGCCGTGTGGCTCTGAGCGAGATCGCCCCGGAGCACCCCTGCTTCGATCTGGCGGCCGGCGAGAATCTGGTTGCCATTACCACCCGCCGCTATGCCAAGATGCCGCTCGTCTTGCGCGGGCCGGGAGCCGGTCCGGGGGTCACGGCCGCAGGTGTCTTTGCCGATATTCTACGAGCGGTGGCCGAACGAGGAACGCGAATATGA